In Rattus rattus isolate New Zealand chromosome 9, Rrattus_CSIRO_v1, whole genome shotgun sequence, a genomic segment contains:
- the Spata20 gene encoding spermatogenesis-associated protein 20 → MPAGGKASRTNCPPPPPQKTANRLINEKSPYLLQHAHNPVDWYPWGQEAFDKAKKENKPIFLSVGYSTCHWCHMMEEESFQNEEIGHLLNENFVSVMVDREERPDVDKVYMTFVQATSSGGGWPMNVWLTPNLQPFVGGTYFPPEDGLTRVGFRTVLMRICDQWKQNKTTLLENSQRVTTALLARSEISVGDRQLPPSAATMNSRCFQQLDEGYDEEYGGFAEAPKFPTPVILNFLFSYWLSHRVTQDGSRAQQMALHTLKMMANGGIRDHVGQGFHRYSTDRQWHIPHFEKMLYDQAQLSVVYCHAFQISGDEFFSDVAKGILQYVTRNLSHRSGGFYSAEDADSPPERGVKPQEGALYLWTVKEVQQLLPEPVGGASEPLTSGQLLMKHYGLSEAGNINPTQDVNGEMHGQNVLTVRYSLELTAARYGLEVEAVRALLNTGLEKLFQARKHRPKAHLDNKMLAAWNGLMVSGFAVAGSVLGMEKLVTQATNGAKFLKRHMFDVSSGRLKRTCYAGAGGTVEQSNPPCWGFLEDYAFVVRGLLDLYEASQESSWLEWALRLQDIQDKLFWDTHGGGYFCSEAELGTDLPLRLKDDQDGAEPSANSVSAHNLLRLHGLTGHKDWMDKCVCLLTAFSERMRRVPVALPEMVRALSAQQQTLKQIVICGDPQAKDTKALLQCVHSIYIPNKVLILADGDPSSFLSRQLPFLSNLRRVEDRATVYIFENQACSMPITDPCELRKLLHQ, encoded by the exons ATGCCTGCTGGGGGAAAGGCGAGTCGGACTAActgtcccccacctccacctcagaAGACTGCCAATCGACTGATCAATGAGAAGTCTCCATACCTCTTACAACATGCCCACAACCCGGTGGATTG GTACCCCTGGGGACAGGAAGCCTTCGACAaggccaaaaaagaaaacaaaccaattttTCTCTCAG TGGGGTACTCCACCTGTCACTGGTGCCACATGATGGAGGAAGAATCCTTCCAGAATGAAGAGATAGGGCACCTGCTCAACGAGAACTTCGTCTCCGTGATggtggacagagaggagaggccagACGTGGACAAAGTGTACATGACTTTTGTGCAG GCCACCAGTAGTGGAGGAGGCTGGCCAATGAATGTGTGGCTGACCCCCAACCTCCAGCCATTTGTTGGGGGCACCTACTTCCCACCAGAGGATGGTTTGACTCGAGTTGGCTTCCGAACAGTGTTGATGAGAATCTGTGATCAG TGGAAACAGAACAAGACCACCCTTCTGGAAAACAGCCAGCGTGTCACCACAGCCCTGCTGGCCCGATCTGAGATCAGCGTGGGTGACAGACAGCTTCCGCCCTCCGCTGCCACCATGAATAGCCGCTGCTTCCAGCAGTTGGATGAGGGATATGATGAGGAGTATGGTGGCTTTGCTGAGGCCCCTAAGTTTCCCACACCTG TGATTCTGAACTTCCTGTTCTCCTATTGGCTCAGTCATCGGGTCACCCAGGATGGCTCCCGAGCTCAGCAGATGGCTTTGCACACCCTGAAGATGATGGCCAACGGAGGCATCCGGGATCATGTGgggcag GGCTTTCACCGCTACTCCACGGACCGACAGTGGCACATTCCTCACTTTGAGAAGATGCTGTATGACCAGGCACAGCTCTCGGTGGTCTACTGCCATGCCTTCCAG ATCTCTGGCGATGAATTCTTCTCCGATGTTGCCAAAGGCATCCTGCAGTATGTGACCCGGAATCTGAGCCATCGG TCCGGAGGCTTCTACAGTGCAGAGGATGCTGATTCTCCCCCAGAGCGGGGCGTGAAGCCCCAAGAGGGTGCTTTGTATTTGTGGACAGTCAAAGAGGTTCAACAGCTGCTCCCAGAGCCGGTGGGGGGCGCCAGCGAGCCTCTGACTTCAGGCCAGCTCCTAATGAAGCATTACGGACTCAGTGAAGCAGGCAATATCAACCCCACTCAG GATGTCAACGGGGAGATGCATGGTCAGAATGTTCTGACCGTGCGGTACTCACTAGAGCTGACCGCCGCCCGCTATGGCCTGGAGGTGGAGGCTGTGAGGGCGTTGCTcaacacagggctggagaagcTCTTCCAGGCCCGGAAACATAGGCCGAAAGCACACCTGGACAACAAGATGCTGGCTGCCTGGAACG GCTTGATGGTGTCTGGCTTTGCCGTGGCGGGGTCTGTCCTAGGTATGGAAAAGTTAGTCACCCAGGCCACCAACGGTGCCAAATTCCTCAAGCGGCACATGTTTGATGTGTCCAGCGGCCGCCTGAAGAGGACATGCTATGCTGGCGCTGGAGGAACTGTGGAGcaaag CAATCCGCCATGCTGGGGTTTTCTGGAGGACTATGCCTTTGTGGTGCGGGGCCTGCTGGACCTGTATGAGGCCTCACAAGAGAGCTCTTGGCTTGAGTGGGCTCTGCGCCTGCAGGACATACAGGACAAACTCTTCTGGGACACCCACGGTGGTGGCTACTTCTGCAGTGAGGCTGAGCTGGGGACAGACCTGCCTCTTCGTTTGAAGGATG ACCAGGATGGCGCAGAACCCAGTGCCAACTCCGTGTCGGCCCACAACCTCCTCCGGTTACACGGCTTAACCGGCCACAAGGATTGGATGGACAAGTGCGTGTGCCTGTTGACAGCCTTCTCGGAGCGCATGCGCCGAGTTCCAGTGGCCTTGCCTGAGATGGTCCGTGCCCTCTCAGCTCAACAGCAGACTCTGAAGCAG ATCGTGATCTGTGGAGACCCTCAGGCCAAGGACACCAAGGCCCTGCTGCAATGTGTCCACTCCATCTACATTCCTAATAAG GTGCTCATTCTGGCTGATGGAGACCCATCAAGCTTCCTGTCCCGTCAGCTTCCCTTCCTGAGCAACCTTCGACGGGTAGAAGACCGGGCCACGGTCTACATATTTGAGAACCAAGCCTGCTCCATGCCTATCACGGATCCCTGTGAATTACGAAAGCTGCTACACCAATGA